Proteins from a single region of Acidovorax sp. NCPPB 3576:
- a CDS encoding MarR family winged helix-turn-helix transcriptional regulator, producing MSTKTVQSTRKDAQLRQLHSALLEIVGVMNRPQRDEAMIREAGIGLDRALFPLLVLIEKRGPIGVVELGDRVGRDHTTVSRQVAKLETLGLVDREESPRDRRVRVAVVTARGKEMTTRIDAARKRMAQAIFSDWNEHDVEELSRLMRKFADAIGDTTSETADKVP from the coding sequence ATGTCAACAAAAACCGTGCAAAGTACACGCAAAGACGCTCAACTGCGCCAGCTCCATAGTGCGCTCCTCGAGATCGTTGGCGTTATGAATCGTCCGCAGCGTGACGAGGCCATGATTCGAGAGGCTGGCATCGGCCTTGACCGTGCGTTGTTCCCTTTGCTTGTTCTGATTGAGAAACGTGGGCCAATCGGCGTGGTCGAGCTGGGAGACCGGGTAGGGCGCGACCACACGACAGTCAGTCGGCAGGTAGCCAAGCTTGAAACCTTAGGATTGGTCGACCGTGAAGAAAGCCCAAGAGATCGCCGAGTGCGCGTTGCTGTCGTGACCGCGCGCGGCAAAGAAATGACGACGCGAATTGACGCCGCCAGGAAGCGTATGGCGCAGGCTATTTTTTCGGACTGGAATGAACACGATGTCGAGGAGCTGTCGAGGCTCATGCGTAAATTTGCCGATGCCATTGGGGATACCACTTCAGAAACGGCCGACAAGGTTCCCTGA
- a CDS encoding phosphatase PAP2 family protein: MYSIALGGGIFARVSKQLIERDRPDVERLIGASGFSFPSGHTVGVTLLAAWGMYVFLNARCSRWARWIWALSGFLLVAAVAISRVYMGVHYPSDVVASVIAGTAWTCLCVAVFTQLIRQRSSPTLGQGQGRASSRPTELGT, encoded by the coding sequence ATGTACAGCATTGCGCTGGGTGGCGGCATCTTCGCTCGAGTATCCAAACAGCTGATTGAGCGTGACCGACCCGACGTAGAGCGCCTGATTGGTGCCAGCGGCTTCTCATTTCCCAGTGGACATACCGTCGGCGTGACGCTATTAGCTGCGTGGGGTATGTATGTTTTTCTCAATGCCCGGTGTTCCCGATGGGCGCGTTGGATCTGGGCTTTGTCGGGATTTCTTCTGGTTGCTGCTGTGGCGATTAGCCGTGTCTACATGGGAGTCCACTACCCGTCTGACGTAGTCGCTTCTGTGATAGCTGGTACGGCTTGGACCTGCCTTTGCGTTGCCGTGTTTACACAACTGATCCGTCAACGATCTTCACCCACACTCGGACAGGGCCAGGGCAGAGCGTCTTCCCGGCCCACTGAACTTGGGACATGA